A genomic window from Leptospiraceae bacterium includes:
- a CDS encoding MFS transporter — translation MYKSEYKLNNLRITGISVAETGIFALEVMIRLYLLNFYTDVVGLKAELAGLAISAGIFWDAISDPLMGILSDKTQSSLGKRRPYILAGSIGLALATFIIFNPPFLESNSAKFSYLLLSFIFLSTCLTVLSIPHTALVADIAVDPDKRNKIFAIKMILGNMGLLLAISLPLLLSQEKQGLSDFYSLSFILAITIITSGLFSFFSSKGFDTNTHKNPSNQLISLLLKQVIANRAFLLFILAYFIAYIGVAINSSLALYYYQYKLGLRNQEIGLILIIFILSWLLASLLWLSLSNRFHKQKLAFLGIFLLGVLTSISYPFFPEKQLFYPLFMAVIGGFLVGSIFLFDSILADLEEADRLKTGTEKDGIYFSLAKFSMKASRSFAVALSGFLLSLIHFLPKQAQNPETNFQLGLLFGPFVGFFFILSSILFLKIPLKKNGVI, via the coding sequence ATGTATAAGAGCGAATATAAGCTAAACAACCTGAGAATTACCGGTATTTCCGTTGCAGAAACCGGCATCTTTGCCCTCGAAGTAATGATTCGACTGTATCTGCTCAATTTTTATACCGATGTTGTCGGTCTAAAAGCAGAATTAGCAGGACTGGCTATCTCAGCAGGTATTTTCTGGGATGCTATTTCCGATCCCTTAATGGGCATTCTCTCTGATAAAACCCAAAGTTCTTTGGGAAAAAGAAGGCCTTATATACTGGCCGGAAGTATTGGTCTGGCATTAGCCACTTTTATTATCTTCAATCCACCATTTTTAGAAAGCAACTCAGCCAAATTTTCCTATTTATTGCTTAGTTTCATTTTTTTGAGTACCTGTCTTACTGTTTTAAGTATCCCCCACACCGCTCTCGTGGCAGACATTGCAGTGGATCCTGATAAGCGAAATAAGATCTTCGCTATCAAAATGATCCTCGGAAATATGGGCTTACTCTTAGCGATTAGTCTCCCGCTTCTTTTATCACAGGAAAAACAGGGCTTATCTGATTTTTACAGTCTATCCTTTATTCTGGCCATCACGATCATCACAAGCGGTTTATTCAGTTTCTTTAGTAGTAAAGGCTTCGATACCAATACCCACAAAAACCCTTCAAATCAATTAATTAGCTTATTATTAAAACAGGTAATAGCAAACAGGGCATTTCTTTTATTTATTTTAGCTTATTTTATTGCCTACATTGGGGTTGCTATCAATTCCAGTCTGGCTTTGTACTACTACCAGTACAAACTGGGACTCAGAAACCAAGAGATAGGTCTCATTCTGATTATCTTTATCCTGAGCTGGCTTCTCGCCAGTCTCTTATGGCTATCACTGAGTAATCGATTCCATAAACAAAAATTAGCTTTTTTAGGTATCTTTCTTCTCGGTGTCCTTACCAGCATATCTTACCCCTTTTTCCCGGAAAAACAATTATTTTATCCCTTATTTATGGCTGTAATAGGTGGTTTTTTAGTTGGTTCCATCTTCCTATTTGATTCAATATTAGCCGATTTAGAAGAAGCTGATAGACTAAAAACAGGCACTGAAAAGGACGGTATCTATTTCAGTCTGGCTAAATTTTCAATGAAAGCCTCTCGCTCTTTCGCCGTGGCTCTGAGTGGTTTTTTATTAAGTCTTATACATTTCCTACCCAAACAAGCACAGAATCCCGAAACCAATTTTCAATTGGGTCTACTTTTTGGTCCCTTTGTAGGTTTCTTTTTTATTTTAAGTTCGATTTTATTTTTGAAAATCCCCCTAAAGAAAAATGGAGTTATATGA
- a CDS encoding DMT family protein yields MKGLLSIFLLILSNTFMTLAWYGHLKFAELSFMKKAGLFGIILISWGIAFFEYIFQVPANRIGFIGNGGPFSIWQLKVIQEVITLSLFTFFVLLVFKTETFRWNYLIGFFFLILAVFFIFKK; encoded by the coding sequence ATGAAAGGTTTATTGAGTATTTTTTTACTCATTTTATCCAATACGTTTATGACTCTTGCTTGGTACGGGCATTTAAAATTTGCTGAATTAAGCTTCATGAAAAAGGCAGGTCTTTTTGGTATCATTCTTATAAGCTGGGGAATTGCCTTTTTTGAATATATCTTCCAGGTGCCGGCAAACCGAATAGGCTTTATAGGAAATGGAGGACCTTTCAGTATCTGGCAACTCAAAGTAATTCAAGAAGTAATTACTTTGAGTCTCTTTACATTTTTTGTGCTTCTGGTATTCAAAACCGAAACTTTTCGCTGGAATTATCTTATAGGATTTTTCTTCCTTATTCTGGCAGTATTTTTTATTTTTAAAAAGTGA
- the radA gene encoding DNA repair protein RadA — MKKKTKNFICQECGTVFSRWAGKCSSCGTWSSIIEEVSSSDRFSKPLSSQSLSYAKPVSIQEVEQEEYKRIKTGLSELDLVLGGGIVPGSLVLIGGEPGVGKSTLILEISRKLAEKNHRVIYVSGEESPSQISLRARRMKIKSEHILISGESYVENISAMILQEKPSLVFVDSIQTIHKESLMNQAGTITQLRECTQELLETAKKINIPIFIIGHITKEGNIAGPKVLEHLVDTVLYFEGDKLNYYRILRAAKNRFGAVGDIAVFEMYSEGLREVIDRNLLFISRNREEKTGSVLSAIMEGSRALTVEVQALVSRTSFSQARRMAEGLDNRRLVLMAAVIEKYLDMRMIECDIFSNLTGGLNVDEPALDLAICVSIISSYLDKEPRGELAVIGEVGLSGEIRPVSHINTRIKELQSIGIEKILIPEGNITEASSAGKEISGIRHIREIEKVFA; from the coding sequence TTGAAAAAAAAGACAAAAAATTTTATTTGTCAGGAATGCGGAACTGTATTTTCCAGATGGGCAGGAAAATGTAGTTCCTGTGGAACCTGGAGTAGTATTATTGAAGAAGTCTCTTCTTCAGATCGGTTTAGTAAACCCTTAAGTTCCCAGTCTCTGTCTTATGCAAAACCGGTATCGATTCAGGAAGTTGAACAGGAGGAATATAAGCGGATAAAGACCGGACTTTCCGAGCTTGACCTGGTGCTCGGAGGAGGAATTGTTCCCGGTTCTCTCGTTCTTATAGGAGGAGAGCCGGGTGTGGGTAAGTCCACTTTAATACTGGAAATTTCTCGTAAATTGGCTGAGAAGAATCACAGGGTTATCTATGTATCCGGAGAAGAGTCTCCTTCCCAAATTAGTCTTCGTGCCAGGCGGATGAAAATCAAATCAGAGCATATTCTTATTTCTGGAGAAAGTTATGTAGAGAATATATCAGCTATGATTTTACAAGAAAAACCTTCTCTGGTTTTTGTAGATTCCATCCAAACAATACATAAGGAATCTCTTATGAATCAGGCAGGAACCATTACACAGCTTCGGGAGTGTACCCAGGAACTTTTGGAGACTGCCAAAAAAATAAATATACCCATTTTTATCATAGGTCATATAACAAAAGAAGGGAATATCGCCGGCCCCAAGGTATTAGAACATCTGGTCGATACGGTTTTGTATTTTGAAGGAGACAAACTTAACTATTATCGAATATTACGGGCTGCTAAAAATCGTTTCGGTGCGGTAGGAGATATTGCCGTATTTGAAATGTATTCGGAAGGTTTACGTGAAGTAATTGATAGAAACCTGCTTTTTATTTCCAGGAATCGGGAGGAAAAAACAGGTTCTGTGCTTTCAGCTATTATGGAAGGAAGTCGGGCTTTAACTGTAGAAGTGCAGGCACTGGTAAGCCGTACTTCTTTTTCGCAGGCCAGGCGTATGGCTGAAGGACTGGATAATCGAAGACTTGTATTAATGGCCGCTGTCATCGAAAAGTATCTTGATATGAGGATGATTGAGTGTGATATTTTTAGTAACCTGACAGGGGGTTTAAATGTTGACGAACCGGCTCTGGATCTGGCCATCTGTGTAAGTATTATATCCAGCTATCTTGACAAAGAACCCCGCGGAGAACTGGCTGTCATCGGGGAGGTGGGTTTGTCCGGAGAAATTCGACCTGTTAGCCATATCAATACACGCATTAAAGAACTACAATCTATCGGTATTGAAAAAATTCTCATCCCGGAAGGAAATATTACAGAAGCTTCTTCAGCGGGAAAGGAAATTTCAGGAATCCGGCATATTCGAGAAATTGAAAAGGTATTCGCATGA
- a CDS encoding ribonuclease D — protein sequence MSPKPSKIKPILFQCDLDESIFQTYLEDDTLSVDCEMMGLNPRRDRLCVVQMCDTRNNFSLVQIVPGQTEAPRLKALLENPAITKIFHYARMDLCSLKSWLGIRVNPIFCTKIASKLSRTYSDRHGLRELIREFFGENMDKKNQSSDWGKKNLNFDQIEYACEDVRYLATLQSILSEMLEREGRLELAEECFRFIPTMVELDLLEMTGILEH from the coding sequence ATGAGCCCAAAACCTTCTAAAATAAAACCCATTCTATTCCAGTGCGATCTGGATGAAAGCATATTTCAAACCTATCTCGAAGATGATACGCTCTCAGTAGACTGTGAAATGATGGGATTGAATCCCCGTCGTGACAGGCTCTGCGTAGTCCAAATGTGTGATACTCGAAATAATTTTAGCCTCGTTCAAATCGTTCCGGGTCAAACGGAAGCCCCGAGACTGAAGGCACTCCTCGAAAATCCGGCTATCACCAAGATATTTCATTATGCCCGTATGGACCTCTGTTCCTTAAAATCCTGGTTGGGTATCCGGGTGAATCCTATTTTTTGTACCAAGATAGCGAGTAAACTTAGTCGAACCTATTCGGACAGACACGGTCTTCGAGAACTCATCCGTGAGTTTTTCGGTGAAAATATGGATAAAAAGAATCAATCCTCTGACTGGGGCAAGAAAAATCTAAATTTCGATCAAATCGAATACGCCTGCGAAGATGTACGTTACCTGGCAACTCTTCAATCCATACTCAGCGAAATGCTCGAAAGAGAAGGGAGGCTGGAATTAGCCGAAGAGTGTTTTCGTTTTATTCCTACCATGGTGGAGTTGGATCTCCTTGAAATGACAGGAATTCTGGAACACTAG
- a CDS encoding class I SAM-dependent methyltransferase yields MNFDAILEKGILPDAILRVGIRSLCTQRLKQERESSIEKQQKKFIDLLETLKSSKIAVDTDKANEQHYEVPAEFYNLVLGKYKKYSSCYWDDTTKDLSQAEAKMLAKTVETAKLSDGQRILELGCGWGSLSLYMAEQFPNSKIVAVSNSKSQKDYILQQAKDRNLHNLEVITCDINTLELNRKFDRVVSVEMFEHVRNYDGLFKKIHSFLEEEGLLFIHIFCHKDLAYLFEDTDDTDWMSRYFFTGGIMPSRHLFFYFARGFFNESHIIYNGKHYEKTSNAWLENLDKNREEVLKIFTGVYGEKRASAWLQYWRIFFMAVAELFGYDRGNEWIVSHYTFRKI; encoded by the coding sequence ATGAACTTCGATGCAATTTTGGAAAAAGGAATCTTACCTGATGCTATCTTACGTGTAGGAATTCGTTCTTTATGCACTCAGAGGCTTAAGCAGGAAAGGGAAAGCTCGATAGAAAAACAGCAGAAGAAATTTATAGATCTTTTGGAGACATTGAAATCCAGTAAAATTGCTGTTGATACAGATAAAGCTAATGAGCAGCATTATGAAGTTCCGGCTGAATTCTATAATCTGGTATTGGGGAAGTATAAAAAATATAGCTCCTGTTATTGGGATGATACTACAAAAGATCTATCACAGGCAGAAGCTAAGATGCTGGCAAAAACTGTTGAAACTGCAAAATTGAGCGATGGACAAAGAATATTAGAACTGGGTTGTGGTTGGGGTTCTTTAAGTTTATATATGGCTGAGCAATTTCCGAACTCTAAGATTGTGGCTGTTTCTAATTCTAAAAGCCAGAAAGATTATATTTTACAACAGGCAAAAGATAGAAATCTTCATAACCTTGAAGTGATTACCTGTGATATTAATACTTTAGAGCTTAATAGAAAGTTTGACAGAGTTGTTTCTGTAGAGATGTTTGAACATGTTCGTAATTATGATGGGCTTTTTAAGAAGATTCATAGTTTTCTTGAAGAGGAGGGTTTACTATTTATCCATATATTTTGTCACAAAGACCTGGCCTATTTGTTTGAAGATACGGATGATACAGATTGGATGTCTCGGTATTTTTTTACGGGAGGTATTATGCCATCCCGGCACTTGTTCTTTTACTTTGCCAGAGGCTTCTTCAATGAATCGCATATTATATATAATGGTAAGCATTATGAAAAAACTTCCAATGCCTGGTTAGAAAATTTGGATAAAAATCGAGAGGAAGTGTTAAAAATTTTTACAGGTGTTTATGGTGAAAAGCGGGCTTCTGCCTGGTTGCAGTACTGGCGTATTTTTTTTATGGCTGTTGCTGAACTATTTGGATATGATAGAGGAAATGAATGGATTGTCTCTCATTATACCTTTAGAAAAATATAG
- a CDS encoding alpha-galactosidase produces MENIELSYILNGKLEKTGFQVGEEGEFRSKDGFFILKSRSLVNRFQGQHISLSLHFSGQNPGASSLELETLKVDIKAPRLQSALVFQQGYQSWSFSVAYQHTERDLSPALEFLRYNEENVYTHHSGKFGDFQTEGFMALYSEKDKKGLLVGASSADGPNQTYRVLYKPNGEIHSLSVSFGLYCNREVNVNAKLDLGSLDTYEFKISPEEALENFARFSSEKYARPTREMPTPRGWCSWYYYYTEINEDVILNNLRLLQEKQPGLEFFQIDDGYQKEIGDWLLFNERFPNGLKPIVEEIKKTGMKPGLWLAPFLIRKKSEFFQTYPEAVLRDTKGNPVPALWNPLWGWDYTYTMDASHPRALEFLEHVFDVLVNELGFVYLKLDFLYSASLIGEAFDKSLHPASRYRNALKRIRKVVGEEVFLLGCGAPLVPSYGIFDGMRIGCDVAPFWYPEWFRKLANDKHALCTEKALVNTLTRSFHHRNHWLNDPDCLLVRKDKNFMTEKQTILMATIMAMSGGMLLISDNMETIANSRLVILQKAIELSKACEKKKSIPLGIFESKFPKGFYNPAGFLGIWNPERTEKVIELNLPEEIPLSVFRDYWTEKKISEISIKGKKLHANLSAFQTYVFQF; encoded by the coding sequence TTGGAAAACATTGAATTAAGTTATATCCTTAATGGAAAATTAGAAAAAACGGGATTTCAAGTCGGCGAAGAAGGGGAGTTTCGGAGTAAGGACGGCTTTTTCATACTCAAATCCCGGAGTTTAGTTAATCGTTTTCAGGGTCAGCATATATCTCTCAGCCTTCATTTCAGCGGACAAAACCCGGGAGCCAGCAGTCTTGAACTGGAAACTCTAAAAGTGGATATAAAGGCTCCCAGGCTTCAATCAGCCCTCGTATTTCAGCAGGGTTATCAGTCCTGGTCTTTCTCCGTAGCTTACCAGCATACCGAAAGAGACCTATCACCCGCCCTGGAATTTTTACGCTATAACGAGGAAAATGTTTATACTCACCATTCAGGAAAGTTCGGGGACTTCCAAACAGAAGGTTTTATGGCCCTGTATTCCGAAAAGGATAAAAAAGGTTTGCTGGTGGGGGCCAGTTCAGCAGACGGACCCAATCAAACCTACCGTGTTCTATATAAGCCGAACGGAGAGATCCATTCTCTTTCGGTTTCTTTTGGCTTATATTGCAACCGGGAAGTAAATGTAAATGCAAAACTGGATCTGGGAAGCCTGGATACCTATGAATTTAAAATTAGCCCAGAAGAAGCACTGGAAAATTTTGCTCGCTTTAGCTCTGAAAAATATGCCAGACCCACAAGAGAAATGCCAACTCCGAGAGGCTGGTGTTCCTGGTATTATTATTATACCGAGATCAATGAAGATGTAATTTTAAACAATCTGCGTCTATTACAGGAAAAGCAACCCGGCCTGGAATTTTTCCAGATAGATGATGGTTATCAAAAAGAAATTGGAGATTGGCTACTTTTTAATGAAAGGTTTCCGAATGGCCTAAAACCTATTGTTGAAGAAATCAAAAAGACGGGAATGAAACCGGGACTCTGGCTTGCACCTTTCTTAATCCGAAAAAAATCCGAATTTTTCCAGACCTATCCCGAAGCTGTTTTACGTGATACAAAAGGAAACCCGGTTCCGGCCCTCTGGAACCCACTCTGGGGCTGGGACTATACCTATACAATGGATGCAAGTCATCCCCGAGCCTTAGAGTTTTTAGAACATGTATTTGATGTACTGGTAAACGAACTGGGCTTTGTTTATTTAAAGCTTGATTTCTTATATTCGGCTTCTCTTATAGGTGAAGCTTTCGATAAAAGTTTACACCCGGCGAGCCGTTACAGGAATGCTTTAAAACGAATTCGTAAAGTAGTTGGAGAAGAGGTTTTCCTACTCGGTTGCGGTGCCCCCCTGGTCCCTTCCTATGGAATTTTTGATGGAATGCGCATAGGTTGTGATGTGGCTCCATTCTGGTATCCCGAATGGTTTAGAAAATTAGCGAATGATAAACATGCTCTTTGTACGGAAAAAGCCCTGGTCAATACCTTAACCCGAAGCTTTCACCATCGAAATCACTGGTTAAATGACCCGGATTGTTTATTAGTTCGTAAAGATAAAAATTTTATGACCGAAAAGCAAACCATCCTTATGGCAACTATAATGGCAATGAGTGGAGGAATGCTCCTTATCAGTGATAATATGGAAACTATAGCAAATTCAAGATTGGTAATATTACAAAAAGCGATAGAATTGAGTAAAGCCTGCGAAAAGAAAAAGTCTATTCCTCTCGGAATTTTTGAAAGCAAGTTTCCAAAAGGATTTTATAATCCGGCAGGTTTTTTAGGGATCTGGAACCCGGAAAGAACAGAGAAAGTTATAGAACTTAATCTTCCGGAAGAAATTCCTCTTTCCGTTTTTCGTGACTATTGGACCGAGAAAAAGATAAGTGAAATCTCTATAAAAGGAAAGAAGCTGCACGCCAATCTTTCGGCCTTTCAAACGTATGTGTTTCAGTTTTAA